From Pseudomonas sp. CCI4.2, one genomic window encodes:
- a CDS encoding transglycosylase SLT domain-containing protein — protein sequence MRSRLLGLLSCLLVSATAAQFAQAGDIIQQRQYYDEAKRALAKGDTGPYMRYSEALADYPLEPYLEYDELTARLKTASNQEIEKFLAQHGDLPQANWMKLRWLRWLADRGDWQPFVKYYDPKLNFVELDCLYGQYQLSHNLRSEGYANAEKLWMTSKTLPASCDGLFARWAAEGQLTEEKRWKRAKLAASARNYSLATTLVDSLVTLAPQGRLLIAVAQKPELLNDPSRFRPVDEAMSDVVGLGLRRLARKDPQKALEMLDSYSLTMHFSRDEQVAIAKEIGLTLARSFDGRALEVMTKYDPDLRDDTVTEWRLRLLLRLGRWDDAYQLTRRLPQDLATTNRWRYWKARSLELSQPNNPLVPSLYKAVSKERDFYGFLAADRTQTAYQLNNHPLMLSQQIINKVRNTPGVRRALEFHDRGEVVDGRREWYYVSRLFNRDEMVAQAKLAYDMHWYFPAIRTISQAQYWDDLDIRFPMAHRDTLVREANVRGLHSSWVFAITRQESAFMDDARSGVGASGLMQLMPATARDTARKFSIPLASPQQVLDPDKNIQLGAAYLSQVHSQFNGNRVLASAAYNAGPARVRQWLKGANHLAFDVWVESIPFDETRQYVENVLSYSVIYGAKLNSPQPLVDWHERFFDDL from the coding sequence ATGCGCAGTCGTTTGCTCGGCCTTTTATCCTGTCTGCTTGTCTCTGCCACCGCCGCCCAATTTGCTCAGGCGGGGGACATTATCCAACAGCGTCAGTATTACGATGAAGCAAAACGGGCATTGGCCAAAGGCGATACCGGGCCTTATATGCGTTACAGCGAAGCGCTTGCCGACTACCCGCTGGAACCGTATCTGGAATATGACGAACTGACCGCTCGCCTCAAAACTGCCAGTAACCAAGAGATTGAAAAATTTCTCGCGCAGCACGGTGACCTGCCCCAAGCCAACTGGATGAAATTGCGCTGGCTGCGCTGGCTGGCCGATCGCGGCGACTGGCAGCCCTTCGTCAAGTATTACGACCCCAAGCTCAATTTCGTTGAGCTGGACTGCCTGTATGGCCAATACCAACTGAGCCATAACCTGCGCTCCGAAGGCTACGCCAACGCCGAAAAACTCTGGATGACCAGCAAGACTTTGCCAGCCTCGTGTGACGGTTTGTTCGCGCGCTGGGCAGCGGAAGGTCAGTTAACCGAAGAGAAACGCTGGAAACGCGCAAAACTAGCCGCGTCGGCGCGCAATTACAGCCTGGCCACGACCCTGGTCGACAGCCTCGTGACCCTCGCCCCCCAAGGCCGACTACTGATCGCGGTCGCACAGAAGCCCGAGTTGCTCAACGACCCTTCGCGCTTCCGGCCGGTCGATGAGGCCATGTCGGACGTGGTGGGCCTCGGCTTGCGTCGTTTGGCCAGGAAAGACCCACAGAAGGCCTTGGAGATGCTGGACAGCTACTCCTTAACCATGCACTTCTCCCGTGACGAGCAAGTAGCGATTGCCAAGGAAATCGGCCTTACGTTAGCGCGCAGCTTCGACGGTCGTGCCTTGGAAGTGATGACCAAATACGACCCGGACCTGCGCGACGACACCGTCACCGAGTGGCGCCTGCGTTTATTGTTGCGACTTGGCCGTTGGGACGATGCGTACCAACTGACCCGCCGACTGCCTCAGGACCTCGCCACAACCAACCGCTGGCGCTACTGGAAAGCGCGCTCACTGGAACTGTCCCAGCCCAACAATCCGCTGGTGCCTTCACTCTACAAAGCCGTTTCCAAAGAGCGTGACTTCTACGGTTTTCTTGCCGCCGACCGCACACAAACTGCGTATCAGTTGAATAATCACCCGCTGATGCTCAGCCAGCAGATCATCAATAAGGTGCGCAACACCCCTGGCGTGCGTCGAGCGTTGGAATTTCATGATCGCGGCGAAGTCGTCGACGGCCGACGCGAGTGGTATTACGTCAGCCGCTTGTTCAATCGCGATGAGATGGTTGCCCAAGCGAAGCTCGCCTACGACATGCATTGGTACTTTCCAGCCATCCGCACCATCAGTCAGGCGCAGTATTGGGATGACCTGGACATCCGCTTCCCGATGGCTCACCGCGACACTCTGGTGCGCGAAGCCAATGTGCGTGGCTTGCATTCCAGCTGGGTATTCGCCATTACTCGCCAGGAAAGTGCATTCATGGACGATGCCCGCTCCGGCGTTGGCGCCAGCGGCCTGATGCAGTTGATGCCAGCGACTGCCCGAGATACCGCGCGTAAATTCAGCATCCCGCTGGCATCACCGCAGCAAGTGCTTGACCCCGATAAAAACATCCAACTGGGCGCCGCGTACCTGAGCCAAGTGCACAGCCAGTTCAACGGCAATCGCGTGCTGGCCTCGGCCGCCTACAACGCTGGCCCGGCGCGTGTTCGTCAGTGGCTCAAAGGTGCAAATCACCTGGCGTTTGACGTTTGGGTTGAAAGCATCCCGTTCGACGAAACCCGTCAGTACGTCGAGAACGTGCTGTCTTATTCGGTCATTTACGGAGCAAAACTCAACTCGCCGCAACCGCTGGTGGATTGGCATGAACGGTTTTTTGATGATTTGTAA
- a CDS encoding MOSC domain-containing protein, whose amino-acid sequence MLRLSALYRYPLKSGIAEPLQQAAFDGLGLTGDRRWMLVEEGTGRFFTQRAMPQMSQLSALWSATGGLTLSAPGLAALDVPVPEVTESSLLGVTIWRDTLRVPDAGDAAAHWLTAFMGRPTRMVHVPAERARWLPSGYGTVEDKVGFTDGFPLLLIGQASLDDLSAKVGRPLEMLRFRPNLVVEGSEAFAEDGWKRIRIGDIEFRLLKGCTRCILTTLDPKTGERSPDREPMATLKTYRERDGDIWFGQNMVNDGPGTLEVGMPVTVLE is encoded by the coding sequence ATGCTGCGCCTCAGCGCCCTTTATCGATACCCACTCAAGTCCGGCATTGCCGAGCCGCTCCAGCAAGCAGCGTTCGACGGGTTGGGGTTGACCGGTGATCGTCGCTGGATGCTGGTAGAGGAGGGCACCGGACGTTTTTTCACCCAGCGGGCCATGCCACAAATGTCGCAATTGTCGGCGTTATGGAGCGCAACGGGTGGCTTGACCTTAAGTGCGCCAGGCCTCGCAGCGCTTGATGTTCCCGTACCGGAAGTTACCGAGAGTTCATTGCTTGGCGTGACCATCTGGCGTGACACCTTGCGTGTGCCAGACGCTGGCGATGCTGCCGCACACTGGCTTACCGCGTTCATGGGGCGGCCGACGCGCATGGTGCATGTCCCGGCCGAGCGTGCGCGCTGGCTGCCCAGCGGTTACGGCACGGTTGAGGATAAAGTGGGTTTCACCGATGGCTTTCCGTTGCTGTTGATTGGCCAAGCGTCCCTTGATGACCTGTCGGCCAAGGTCGGACGGCCACTGGAAATGCTGCGCTTTCGACCGAATCTGGTAGTGGAGGGCAGTGAGGCGTTCGCTGAAGATGGTTGGAAACGTATCCGCATCGGCGACATCGAATTTCGTCTGCTCAAAGGCTGCACCCGCTGCATACTGACCACCCTCGATCCAAAGACCGGCGAACGCTCGCCGGACCGCGAACCTATGGCGACCCTGAAAACCTACCGTGAACGGGACGGGGACATATGGTTTGGGCAGAACATGGTCAATGACGGGCCCGGCACCCTTGAGGTTGGGATGCCGGTCACGGTGTTGGAGTAA
- a CDS encoding chemotaxis protein CheV, translating to MAGILDTVDQRTQLVGENRLEILMFRLAGRQLFAINVFKVQEVLQLPKLTLMPQRHPFVCGVVNLRGQTLPVIDLSQAIGMRPLIPGPNSTIIVTEYNRSVQAFLVGGVDRIVNMNWEAILPPPASAGRQHYLTAISKVDDQLVEIIDVEKVLAEIVPYNAKVSREKLLDPVLELARGREVLLVDDSNVALSQLRETLSQLGVKMHVARDGLKALNMLKGWADSGEVMTDKLLMIFTDAEMPEMDGYRLTTEIRSDPRLRKLYVVLHTSLSGSFNESMVKKVGCDNFLSKFQPDKLVDVVRERLMLDQS from the coding sequence ATGGCCGGCATTCTCGACACGGTAGATCAACGTACGCAGCTGGTGGGTGAGAATCGCCTGGAAATCCTGATGTTCCGCCTGGCGGGTCGGCAGTTATTTGCGATTAACGTGTTCAAGGTTCAAGAGGTGCTGCAACTGCCCAAGCTGACATTGATGCCGCAGCGTCATCCCTTTGTTTGTGGTGTGGTCAACTTGCGTGGACAGACATTGCCGGTAATCGATTTGTCCCAAGCCATCGGCATGCGCCCACTGATTCCAGGGCCAAACAGCACCATTATCGTCACTGAGTACAATCGCTCAGTGCAGGCATTTCTCGTCGGTGGCGTAGACCGTATCGTCAACATGAACTGGGAAGCGATTCTGCCGCCGCCTGCCAGTGCGGGTCGTCAGCATTATCTGACGGCTATCAGCAAGGTCGATGACCAGTTGGTGGAAATCATCGACGTGGAAAAAGTCCTCGCCGAGATCGTGCCCTACAACGCAAAAGTTTCTCGCGAAAAGCTGTTGGACCCAGTGTTAGAGCTAGCCCGTGGCCGCGAAGTGTTGTTGGTGGATGACTCGAACGTTGCGCTGTCCCAGCTGCGCGAGACGTTGTCTCAGCTCGGGGTAAAGATGCACGTGGCTCGTGACGGCCTCAAGGCGCTGAACATGCTCAAAGGCTGGGCGGACTCCGGCGAAGTGATGACTGACAAGTTGTTGATGATTTTCACCGATGCCGAAATGCCAGAAATGGATGGCTATCGGTTGACCACCGAGATTCGCAGCGATCCGCGCTTGCGCAAACTGTATGTCGTGTTACACACCTCGTTGTCGGGCAGTTTCAACGAGTCCATGGTGAAAAAGGTTGGCTGCGACAACTTCCTCTCCAAATTCCAGCCGGATAAATTGGTTGACGTGGTGCGTGAGCGTTTGATGCTCGATCAGAGCTGA
- a CDS encoding sensor histidine kinase, producing MYASIKSLKFRPLSKNTARWLTVVLCGGLIAGNVAVYFTAMALPPELLALNLATVASVWYVQRRSGDSINFQPQELAERMLEVQETERHRLSRELHDDIGQMLTAAKLQTDVLQRHMPAQLNKQFSTLCTTLDETLAKVRDVSAILNPRQLTSLGLEASLREHLLRTLGNTAVHWSLECHQRLAGISEEVAVAAFRITQEAVTNMLRHAAATNLLVRLQRSPEGLSLHITDDGTGFLPAENPGQQGQRGMAGMAERMALLSGTLTVQSHPGKGTHIEALFPWAPRVRERANTSSGS from the coding sequence ATGTACGCCAGCATCAAATCACTCAAATTTCGGCCGCTGAGCAAGAACACTGCTCGTTGGTTGACCGTCGTGCTCTGCGGGGGGTTGATTGCGGGCAATGTCGCCGTTTATTTCACGGCAATGGCCTTGCCGCCTGAACTGTTGGCGCTAAACCTGGCCACTGTCGCCAGCGTCTGGTATGTCCAGCGCCGGTCGGGTGACTCGATCAACTTTCAGCCGCAAGAACTGGCTGAACGCATGCTCGAAGTTCAAGAAACCGAACGTCATCGACTTAGCCGGGAACTGCATGACGACATTGGGCAGATGCTCACCGCCGCCAAACTGCAAACCGACGTGCTGCAACGTCATATGCCCGCGCAGCTGAATAAGCAGTTTTCAACGTTATGCACCACCCTGGATGAAACGCTGGCGAAGGTGCGCGATGTGTCGGCCATTCTCAATCCCCGCCAACTGACCAGTCTTGGACTGGAAGCCAGCTTGCGTGAGCATCTGTTGCGCACGCTGGGTAATACGGCGGTGCATTGGAGTCTAGAGTGTCATCAACGCCTGGCAGGTATCTCGGAAGAGGTCGCGGTTGCGGCGTTTCGGATCACCCAGGAGGCCGTGACAAATATGCTGCGCCATGCTGCGGCAACAAATCTGCTGGTGCGTCTGCAGCGCTCACCGGAAGGATTGTCACTGCACATAACCGATGACGGCACAGGCTTTCTGCCCGCAGAAAACCCGGGGCAACAAGGTCAACGCGGCATGGCGGGCATGGCAGAGCGGATGGCGCTGCTGAGCGGCACGCTGACGGTCCAAAGCCACCCCGGCAAAGGTACTCACATCGAAGCGCTTTTTCCTTGGGCGCCCCGCGTTCGTGAACGCGCCAATACAAGCAGCGGCTCATGA
- a CDS encoding response regulator transcription factor translates to MTCNLLLVDDHALIRAGVRALIAEFPGYAVIGEANDGSQLLELARQLRPDIILLDISMKDTNGLDALEQLLSELPLSKVLILSMHTDPQMIMRALERGAHGYLLKDATGTELEQALAALLNNERYLSPAIAHAVINQALISAHAHRPDSVDPHNLTSRQLEILRLIVRGKSTREIAGGLGLSIKTIETHRAQIMKRLQIFDVAGLVLFCVRERIISLDD, encoded by the coding sequence ATGACCTGCAACCTGCTTCTGGTCGATGACCACGCGCTTATCAGGGCCGGAGTGCGCGCGCTGATTGCGGAATTTCCAGGCTACGCCGTGATTGGCGAAGCCAACGACGGCTCGCAACTACTTGAACTGGCGCGTCAGTTGCGGCCGGACATCATTCTTCTGGATATTTCCATGAAGGACACCAACGGCTTGGATGCTCTGGAACAGTTGCTCAGCGAGCTACCCTTGAGCAAGGTGCTGATCTTGTCGATGCACACCGACCCACAGATGATCATGCGAGCACTGGAGAGAGGTGCCCATGGTTACTTGCTCAAAGACGCCACCGGCACCGAACTTGAACAGGCCTTGGCGGCATTGCTTAATAACGAGCGCTACCTGAGTCCTGCCATCGCCCACGCCGTTATCAATCAAGCGCTCATCAGCGCGCACGCGCACCGCCCCGACAGCGTTGACCCGCACAATTTGACCAGTCGCCAGCTGGAAATCCTTCGCCTGATCGTACGCGGCAAATCCACCCGAGAAATCGCCGGAGGTCTTGGTCTGAGCATTAAGACGATAGAAACCCATCGTGCGCAAATCATGAAGCGTTTGCAGATATTCGACGTCGCAGGCTTGGTGCTGTTCTGCGTGCGTGAGCGAATCATAAGTCTCGACGACTGA
- the yegS gene encoding lipid kinase YegS, whose amino-acid sequence MTQRMALLILHGKQALNEEVRAAVGAKREEGWQLEVRVTWEGGDAQRLVNEALATGYRIIIAGGGDGTLREIAQALVLADAQYPHEVSLALLPMGTANDFARAAGVPLAAKSALDLLELPAREVDVGDVDGQLFLNMATGGFGSQVTANTSEDLKKVLGGAAYLFTGLSRFSELRAAYGELTGPDFHWSGDLLALGIGNGRQAGGGHVLCPTALADDGLLDISILPAPQDVVSTLKGLLDGGLGIDNMFIRARLPWVELKSTRGLDINLDGEPLSGESLRFSIRPGALRVHLPEHSPLLSDV is encoded by the coding sequence ATGACGCAACGCATGGCACTTCTGATATTGCACGGCAAGCAAGCGCTCAACGAAGAAGTCCGCGCCGCTGTCGGGGCCAAACGCGAGGAGGGCTGGCAGCTTGAGGTGAGAGTGACCTGGGAAGGGGGGGATGCTCAGCGTCTGGTGAACGAGGCGCTGGCGACGGGTTATCGAATAATCATTGCCGGCGGTGGCGACGGAACGCTGCGTGAAATCGCCCAAGCCTTGGTATTGGCGGATGCTCAGTATCCACATGAAGTCAGCTTGGCGCTGTTGCCCATGGGAACCGCCAATGATTTTGCGCGTGCGGCCGGTGTGCCATTAGCGGCCAAATCGGCGTTGGATTTGCTTGAGTTGCCTGCTCGTGAGGTGGACGTGGGTGATGTCGACGGGCAGTTGTTTTTAAATATGGCAACCGGTGGTTTTGGTAGCCAGGTGACAGCCAATACGTCTGAAGACCTGAAGAAAGTCTTGGGTGGCGCGGCGTATTTATTTACCGGTTTGTCACGCTTCAGTGAGTTGCGGGCTGCCTACGGTGAGTTGACCGGGCCTGATTTTCATTGGAGTGGCGACCTGTTGGCATTGGGTATTGGCAACGGGCGTCAAGCGGGAGGTGGGCATGTATTGTGCCCGACGGCCCTGGCGGATGACGGCCTGCTGGATATCAGTATTTTGCCTGCACCTCAGGACGTCGTGAGCACCCTAAAAGGATTGCTCGACGGGGGGCTGGGAATTGACAATATGTTCATCCGCGCACGGTTGCCGTGGGTCGAACTCAAATCAACTCGGGGATTGGACATCAATCTTGACGGTGAGCCGTTGAGTGGCGAAAGCCTGCGTTTTTCCATTCGTCCAGGGGCGTTGCGGGTGCATTTGCCCGAGCATTCGCCGTTGTTGAGCGATGTTTGA
- a CDS encoding undecaprenyl-phosphate glucose phosphotransferase, which translates to MRLRPVNSLLLTRTSLVEYFLFGVRVMHGVTCILPGMLILAFWQNDYPVALKSYVAVLMFFGFISVLIFQAIGVYSETIFSNLLRFRLTLFAWSSAFCLLLFMHQALSLLSYITDVQLVLWFATSFMLFGVERLLVLMAFQRLMQKGFFLQKAIILGATENGQRLAQYLEQNQDIRSGVSGFIDDRIGRMPETVANLPLIGNSGDLERLIREEKVTQVLVALPWSAENRMDYIIRELRRLPVNVLLVPDMVAFRHAHNRITEVANLPMLNASDVPLNGWSPFFKRLEDMLLSSIALLVVAPVMVMVAIAIKLDSRGPVLFRQKRYGYNNRLIEVCKFRSMHQHQADANAEIQTIRGDARITRVGRFIRKTSLDELPQLFNVLAGSMSMVGPRPHATATKAAGILFEEAVKEYTSRHRVKPGITGLAQINGYRGETDTLEKIEKRVEFDLEYIENWSVWFDLYILLRTVPAVLFTREAY; encoded by the coding sequence ATGCGCTTGCGACCGGTTAATAGTCTTTTGCTGACCCGCACTAGCCTCGTCGAATACTTCTTATTCGGCGTGCGCGTGATGCACGGTGTCACTTGTATATTGCCAGGGATGTTGATTTTGGCGTTCTGGCAAAATGACTACCCTGTTGCGCTGAAGAGCTATGTCGCCGTGCTGATGTTTTTCGGATTTATCAGCGTGCTGATCTTCCAAGCCATCGGGGTGTACTCAGAAACTATTTTCAGCAACCTGCTGCGCTTTCGCCTGACACTGTTTGCCTGGTCTTCGGCATTTTGTTTGTTGCTGTTCATGCATCAGGCGCTCTCACTGCTCAGCTACATCACCGACGTCCAGTTGGTGCTCTGGTTCGCGACTAGCTTCATGCTGTTTGGCGTTGAACGGTTGTTGGTGCTGATGGCGTTCCAGCGCTTGATGCAAAAAGGCTTCTTTCTGCAAAAGGCGATAATTCTTGGCGCAACAGAAAATGGCCAGCGGCTGGCGCAATACCTCGAACAGAATCAAGACATTCGATCCGGGGTTTCCGGGTTCATCGACGACCGCATAGGGCGTATGCCCGAGACCGTAGCGAATCTGCCGCTGATAGGAAACTCGGGCGACCTTGAACGGCTGATTCGCGAAGAAAAAGTCACGCAGGTGCTGGTCGCCTTGCCCTGGTCCGCAGAAAACCGCATGGACTACATCATTCGCGAACTGCGCAGGCTACCGGTCAATGTACTGTTAGTGCCAGACATGGTCGCCTTTCGCCACGCCCACAACCGAATCACCGAAGTCGCCAACCTACCGATGCTTAACGCATCCGATGTGCCGTTAAACGGTTGGTCGCCGTTCTTCAAACGCCTTGAAGACATGCTCTTGTCGAGCATCGCGCTGCTAGTGGTTGCGCCAGTCATGGTAATGGTTGCAATCGCGATCAAGCTCGACTCTCGCGGCCCGGTGCTGTTCCGACAAAAACGCTACGGTTATAACAACCGCCTGATTGAAGTCTGCAAGTTTCGCTCAATGCATCAACACCAAGCCGATGCAAACGCTGAAATCCAAACCATTCGGGGTGACGCCAGAATCACGCGCGTTGGGCGATTTATCCGCAAAACCAGCCTGGACGAACTTCCGCAGTTGTTCAACGTCCTGGCGGGGAGCATGTCGATGGTGGGTCCAAGACCCCACGCCACTGCAACCAAGGCCGCCGGCATCCTGTTTGAAGAAGCCGTCAAGGAATACACCTCCCGTCACAGGGTCAAGCCCGGCATTACGGGCTTGGCACAAATCAACGGCTACCGGGGGGAAACGGACACCTTGGAGAAGATCGAGAAACGCGTCGAGTTCGATCTTGAGTACATAGAAAACTGGTCGGTGTGGTTCGATTTATACATCCTTTTGCGTACTGTTCCGGCAGTGCTCTTCACTCGTGAGGCTTATTAA
- a CDS encoding mannose-1-phosphate guanylyltransferase/mannose-6-phosphate isomerase: MSILIPCIIAGGAGTRLWPVSREAMPKPFMRLPDGESLLQKTFVRACELPEVDRIVTVTNRDVYFRTVDDYRQLNKTHAKLDFILEPFGRNTAAAIACAALHVARLYGEDAHLLVLPADHLIKDVNAFAEAVAVARQLADKGWIATFGIVPTKAETGFGYIEKGQMLNDSAYQVARFIEKPNAATAQDYLDGGLHLWNGGMFCMRADTLLRELQEHAPDVLNSVRACLEQSPNKEGNHELQVELDSELFALTPDISIDYAVMEPSQNIAVVPCQLGWSDIGSWQAMRELSPADDNGNQCNGQTVLQDVTNCYIDSPRRLVGGIGLDDLIIIDTPDALLIVDAKRSQDVSIIAKELKRQGHDAYRLHRAVTRPWGTYTILEEGKRFKIKRIVVRPQASLSLQMHHHRSEHWIVVSGMALVTNGESEFLLDTNESTFIKPGRTHRLVNPGVIDLVMIEVQSGEYLGEDDIVRFTDIYGRVPVEIAKP, from the coding sequence ATGAGCATCCTCATTCCTTGCATCATCGCTGGCGGCGCCGGCACCCGTTTGTGGCCGGTGTCTCGCGAGGCCATGCCCAAGCCATTCATGCGTCTGCCCGATGGCGAGAGCTTGTTGCAGAAGACCTTCGTCCGCGCCTGCGAGTTGCCGGAGGTTGATCGGATTGTCACCGTGACCAACCGCGACGTGTATTTCCGGACAGTGGATGACTATCGGCAACTGAACAAAACCCACGCGAAACTGGATTTCATTCTCGAACCGTTCGGGCGCAATACTGCGGCGGCCATCGCCTGCGCGGCTCTGCATGTCGCCCGACTGTATGGCGAAGATGCGCACTTACTGGTACTGCCCGCCGATCACCTGATCAAGGATGTAAACGCCTTTGCCGAAGCCGTTGCTGTGGCCAGGCAACTGGCAGACAAAGGCTGGATCGCCACGTTCGGCATTGTCCCAACCAAGGCCGAAACCGGCTTCGGCTACATCGAAAAGGGCCAGATGCTGAACGATTCGGCCTATCAGGTGGCGCGTTTTATCGAAAAGCCCAACGCCGCGACCGCTCAAGACTATCTGGATGGCGGCCTTCATTTGTGGAACGGCGGCATGTTCTGCATGCGCGCTGACACCCTGCTGAGGGAGCTTCAGGAACATGCACCTGACGTATTGAACAGCGTCCGCGCCTGCTTGGAGCAAAGCCCAAACAAGGAAGGCAATCACGAACTGCAAGTGGAATTGGACAGTGAGCTGTTTGCGCTGACGCCGGATATTTCAATCGATTACGCGGTCATGGAACCTTCGCAGAACATCGCTGTGGTGCCCTGCCAGCTTGGCTGGAGCGACATTGGGTCATGGCAGGCGATGCGCGAATTGAGCCCGGCCGATGACAATGGCAACCAATGCAATGGCCAGACCGTGCTCCAGGACGTGACCAATTGCTACATCGACTCGCCGCGACGGCTGGTGGGCGGCATCGGGCTGGACGACTTGATCATCATTGACACGCCGGACGCCTTGTTGATCGTCGACGCAAAGCGTAGTCAAGATGTCAGCATTATTGCCAAGGAACTCAAACGCCAAGGTCATGATGCCTACCGACTGCACCGCGCTGTCACTCGCCCGTGGGGCACCTACACCATCCTCGAAGAGGGCAAACGGTTCAAAATCAAACGCATCGTCGTTCGGCCGCAAGCGTCGCTGTCATTGCAAATGCACCACCACCGCAGTGAGCATTGGATCGTCGTCAGCGGCATGGCGCTGGTCACCAATGGTGAAAGCGAATTCCTGCTCGACACCAACGAATCGACCTTCATAAAACCGGGTCGCACCCACCGTTTGGTCAACCCTGGGGTCATCGACCTTGTGATGATTGAAGTGCAAAGCGGCGAATACCTGGGCGAAGACGATATCGTGCGCTTCACTGATATCTACGGCCGCGTGCCTGTGGAGATCGCCAAGCCCTGA
- a CDS encoding VOC family protein: MIDHLDHLVLTATDAAATQDFYVRVLGMRLETFGAGRMAFIFGHQKINLHIRGQEFEPKAHLPVPGALDLCFIASIPLDQVIERLGAANWPIIEGPIMRTGATGPIRSVYLRDPDLNLIEISEYV; this comes from the coding sequence ATGATTGATCACCTGGACCACCTGGTGCTGACTGCCACCGACGCCGCAGCCACTCAGGATTTTTACGTTCGCGTGTTAGGCATGCGGCTGGAGACCTTCGGTGCAGGACGCATGGCGTTTATTTTTGGTCATCAGAAAATAAACCTGCACATTCGAGGGCAGGAGTTCGAGCCCAAGGCCCATTTGCCCGTGCCCGGTGCATTAGATTTGTGCTTTATCGCGTCGATTCCTCTGGATCAGGTAATTGAGCGTTTGGGGGCGGCCAACTGGCCAATTATCGAAGGCCCGATCATGCGCACCGGCGCCACAGGGCCGATTCGTTCGGTTTACCTCCGTGATCCGGATTTGAATTTGATCGAAATCTCTGAATACGTTTGA
- a CDS encoding LysR family transcriptional regulator has protein sequence MEIRHFRYFLAVAKHRNFTRAAEQLGIAPPTLTRQIQDLENELGTRVFLRLQREVSLTDAGRALQVEAELAVRQFETAQLNAQRAGRGETGHIELGYVASAVFSGALQQQVSSFRQRYPDVGFAISERLMPALPTLIEEGRLDVGYIRSPMHVPDSLSTISLLAEGFTLALPDSSWLCRLKEVNAVHLQNETFILPEQISGTLQVATHGGFAPTLGPQPGGLVSVIALVSLGQGVAVVPESVVDHINLPNVVYRRIEDCHPSSCLSLVHRRFEKAPAVARFIEHVKHFMG, from the coding sequence ATGGAAATACGCCACTTTCGCTATTTTTTGGCCGTTGCCAAGCACCGCAACTTCACCCGTGCTGCGGAACAGTTGGGCATCGCCCCGCCGACCCTGACGCGGCAGATTCAGGACCTGGAGAATGAACTGGGCACACGGGTGTTCCTGCGGTTACAGCGGGAGGTCAGCCTGACTGACGCCGGCCGGGCATTGCAGGTGGAAGCGGAGTTGGCGGTGCGGCAATTTGAAACCGCGCAACTCAACGCTCAGCGGGCTGGCCGGGGCGAGACCGGGCATATCGAATTGGGTTACGTTGCTTCAGCGGTGTTTTCCGGTGCGTTGCAGCAGCAGGTCAGCAGCTTTCGTCAGCGCTATCCCGACGTTGGGTTTGCCATCAGCGAGCGCTTGATGCCTGCGTTGCCGACGCTGATTGAGGAAGGACGGCTGGATGTCGGTTACATCCGCTCACCCATGCACGTGCCCGATTCGCTCAGCACTATTAGCCTGTTGGCGGAAGGCTTTACCTTGGCGCTGCCCGACAGCTCATGGTTGTGCCGTTTGAAGGAAGTCAACGCCGTGCATTTGCAAAATGAAACGTTCATTCTTCCCGAACAGATCTCCGGCACCTTGCAGGTAGCGACCCACGGTGGTTTCGCGCCGACGCTCGGCCCTCAACCGGGCGGACTGGTCTCGGTCATCGCGCTGGTTTCCCTTGGACAGGGGGTGGCGGTGGTGCCTGAATCCGTGGTGGACCACATCAACCTGCCCAATGTGGTGTACCGACGTATTGAGGACTGCCACCCTTCGTCATGCTTGTCGCTGGTGCATCGACGTTTCGAAAAGGCGCCGGCCGTGGCGCGGTTTATTGAGCACGTGAAGCATTTCATGGGTTAG